In one window of Kiritimatiellia bacterium DNA:
- a CDS encoding HAD family phosphatase, producing MAEFAVFFDFDGVIADSEPVHYRAFQRVLEPVGAGFSWAQYQTDYIGCDDRDVFRHAFARAGRPVQESEVRRWVAEKATVFERLVREAPPPLYPGVRPLLDSLRPSAIVGLCTGAMPSDLHAILDGTGLLNSFDVVVTAADVRAGKPDPEGYRLAQRRAAELAGVSALPGVAIEDTPAGIRAACDADLPVVAVATTHPPSALSGAVCVVRSLEEIDCEYLASLAQLP from the coding sequence ATGGCGGAGTTCGCGGTCTTCTTCGACTTTGACGGCGTGATCGCCGACAGCGAACCCGTCCACTACCGCGCGTTTCAACGCGTTCTGGAACCCGTCGGCGCGGGTTTCAGCTGGGCGCAGTATCAGACCGACTACATCGGGTGCGACGACCGGGATGTGTTCCGTCACGCCTTCGCACGGGCGGGCCGCCCAGTGCAAGAGTCCGAAGTGCGCCGGTGGGTTGCAGAAAAAGCCACCGTGTTTGAGCGTCTCGTTCGCGAGGCGCCGCCGCCCCTCTACCCCGGGGTGCGGCCTCTGCTGGACAGCCTTCGGCCGAGCGCGATCGTCGGGCTCTGCACTGGCGCGATGCCCTCGGACCTCCATGCGATTCTCGATGGCACCGGACTGCTGAATAGTTTCGACGTGGTCGTCACCGCCGCCGATGTGCGCGCCGGCAAGCCCGACCCCGAAGGATATCGCCTCGCGCAGCGCCGGGCGGCGGAGCTGGCTGGCGTGTCCGCCCTGCCCGGCGTCGCGATCGAAGACACACCGGCGGGGATCCGTGCTGCCTGTGATGCGGACCTCCCCGTCGTGGCGGTCGCCACCACCCATCCGCCGTCCGCCTTGAGCGGGGCGGTCTGCGTCGTGCGTTCGCTGGAAGAGATCGATTGCGAATATCTTGCTTCCTTGGCTCAGCTCCCATGA
- a CDS encoding peroxiredoxin, whose product MKRIVAAVLAVMAAAMARGQRAGEEAPPFEAESTGGPVKLEQLRGKWVILMFYPKSFTPGCTKEMCSARDAYAKLVARNAVVYGVSLDDLETQKKFKAAHQLPYELISDSKKTLAQLYGVLAPMGLFAMRRTFIISPEGKIAEVITSVSVATHGDDLVAALDRLGAKPSAP is encoded by the coding sequence ATGAAACGGATCGTCGCCGCCGTGCTCGCGGTGATGGCGGCCGCTATGGCACGCGGGCAGAGGGCGGGTGAGGAAGCGCCGCCGTTTGAAGCGGAGTCGACGGGCGGGCCGGTGAAGCTCGAGCAGCTGCGGGGAAAGTGGGTGATTCTGATGTTTTACCCGAAGTCGTTCACGCCGGGCTGCACGAAGGAGATGTGTTCGGCGCGGGACGCGTATGCGAAGCTGGTGGCCAGAAACGCGGTCGTGTATGGCGTGAGCCTCGACGATCTTGAGACGCAGAAGAAATTCAAGGCCGCTCATCAACTTCCGTACGAACTGATCTCGGACTCGAAGAAAACGCTTGCCCAGTTGTATGGGGTGTTGGCGCCGATGGGGCTCTTTGCGATGCGGCGCACGTTCATCATTTCGCCGGAGGGCAAGATCGCCGAGGTGATCACGTCCGTCTCCGTCGCGACCCACGGGGACGATCTGGTCGCCGCGCTCGACCGGCTGGGGGCGAAACCATCTGCGCCCTGA
- a CDS encoding secondary thiamine-phosphate synthase enzyme YjbQ → MRAYPVVTSRRSELVPVTDLVQAAVRELGVRDGVVTVFVPHTTAGITINENADPDVVRDLLTALERLVPWRSDWAHEEGNAAAHVKASLMGSSVRVLVEGGRLRLGTWQGIFLCEFDGPRTRQIWVSAG, encoded by the coding sequence ATGCGCGCGTATCCGGTGGTCACGTCGCGGCGGTCGGAATTGGTGCCGGTGACGGATTTGGTACAGGCGGCGGTGCGCGAGCTCGGCGTAAGGGACGGCGTGGTGACCGTCTTCGTGCCGCACACGACGGCGGGGATCACGATCAACGAGAACGCGGATCCGGACGTTGTGAGGGACCTGCTCACCGCGCTCGAGCGGCTGGTGCCGTGGCGCAGCGACTGGGCTCACGAGGAGGGCAACGCGGCCGCACACGTGAAGGCATCGCTGATGGGCTCGTCCGTCCGGGTCCTGGTCGAAGGCGGGCGTCTTCGGCTGGGCACATGGCAGGGAATCTTTTTGTGCGAGTTTGATGGTCCGCGCACCCGCCAGATCTGGGTATCCGCCGGTTAG
- a CDS encoding tetratricopeptide repeat protein gives MSLWTPQLAATIVAALSAKVEPIQVDVWHADPLQPAAATNFVPPPLKINVGEDLSRYVYRLLQSPPPTPPEIEQARQHYQRASEYLRQGEVGKAMLELRDGLTYTPDNPRLLELAGSVSIQMGKLEDAAGFYRRWLDVEPDNVRAAATYVGLLVRLSRIAEAEAVMQRYTPVVGHLMPFRFHRLCLDLIADRTIAADPFWQQRPIEDIVQLVQWLHDDRDALSRVLGATGYVRLCELILGPRAAAELPRLHATLARLLRAREQGKLTAALQAAREVDAMGVRAYGVAALLAELLEQTGDRAGALAAWRQILAEQPDTSQAWVSAAHVFLRNGRFEESLDAIRRAKELLPREPVVDFLLASALALSGRTAEAHPVYVQLVSRRPADFRRWLESDAVFEAALDRMPNKGAIMRRLDIPPELE, from the coding sequence ATGAGTCTGTGGACTCCTCAGTTGGCGGCCACGATCGTCGCCGCGCTGTCGGCGAAGGTTGAACCGATTCAGGTGGACGTTTGGCATGCCGATCCGCTCCAACCGGCGGCGGCGACGAACTTTGTGCCTCCACCATTGAAAATCAATGTCGGCGAAGACCTTTCCCGATATGTCTACCGGTTGCTCCAATCGCCCCCGCCGACCCCGCCCGAAATCGAGCAGGCGCGCCAACACTACCAGCGCGCCTCGGAGTACCTTCGACAGGGGGAAGTGGGGAAAGCGATGCTCGAACTGCGCGACGGCCTAACTTACACCCCCGACAACCCCCGTCTCCTCGAGCTGGCCGGGTCGGTGTCCATCCAAATGGGTAAACTGGAGGATGCGGCCGGCTTTTACCGACGCTGGCTTGACGTTGAACCCGACAATGTGCGTGCCGCCGCGACCTACGTCGGCCTGTTGGTCCGGCTGTCCCGCATCGCCGAAGCGGAGGCCGTGATGCAGCGCTATACGCCGGTGGTCGGCCATCTGATGCCGTTCCGGTTCCACCGGCTGTGCCTAGATCTGATCGCCGATCGCACCATCGCCGCGGATCCTTTCTGGCAACAGCGGCCCATCGAAGACATCGTGCAGCTGGTGCAGTGGCTGCACGACGACCGGGACGCCCTTTCTCGCGTGCTCGGCGCTACGGGATATGTCCGGCTCTGCGAGCTAATTCTCGGACCGCGCGCCGCCGCCGAGCTGCCCCGCCTGCACGCAACGCTCGCCCGTCTGCTCCGCGCCCGCGAACAGGGCAAGCTCACGGCCGCCTTGCAAGCCGCGCGCGAGGTGGACGCCATGGGAGTGCGCGCCTACGGCGTCGCCGCCCTGCTGGCCGAGCTGCTCGAGCAAACGGGCGACCGCGCCGGTGCGCTCGCTGCGTGGCGCCAGATTCTCGCAGAACAACCCGACACCTCTCAGGCGTGGGTGAGCGCCGCGCACGTCTTTCTGCGCAACGGCCGCTTTGAGGAGTCACTGGACGCAATCCGTCGTGCGAAGGAGCTTCTGCCCCGCGAACCGGTCGTCGACTTTCTCCTCGCCAGCGCGCTCGCGCTCTCCGGTCGCACGGCCGAGGCGCATCCGGTTTACGTACAGCTGGTCTCCCGTCGCCCGGCCGACTTCCGCCGCTGGCTCGAGTCCGACGCCGTCTTCGAGGCGGCGCTCGACCGCATGCCGAACAAGGGGGCGATCATGCGCCGGCTCGACATCCCACCGGAGCTGGAATGA
- a CDS encoding ATP-dependent helicase, giving the protein MSAPWLEGLNDAQRLAATHPGGPLLIVAGAGTGKTRTLAARVAHLIASGVPPERILLLTFTRRAAAEMLARASAAVGGADPAETVWGGTFHSIAHRLLRIYAPAAGLSPDFMVLDPSDSADLLDVLRQRLGLGGGAGRFPRKTLCWAIYSRCVNADSPLTDVLAADHPWCADRADDLRRLFAAYVAEKQRRHLLDFDDLLLYWLELARSEEIGPRLDERFEHILVDEFQDTNAIQFALLEAMRRRHRNLTVVGDDAQSIYRFRGAVPDQMLRFPQRFPDAAVLHLDLNYRSVQPILDTANRLLRERPAAAGYPRELRAVRRGGTRPRLVPCRSEGFEARFVAEAVLRHAEEGIPLHRIAVLMRAADHSADLEIELARRQIPFRKYGGLRFLEIAHVKDVLAILRIAQNPGAEIAAFRTFQLLAGVGPATAAAIWASWAAAGHLPDALRAAQVPPASRAELNALADLLEALWRSPPTPAAAVAAAREFYRPICERIHDRADARMRDLENLERIAAGYHRLADFLADLALDPPAAAGDEAGSPVKNDDWLVLSTIHSAKGGEWDVVFLIHAADGCLPSDLAAGSACELEEERRLFYVAVTRARDVLYISWPLQFRVRSPSRDARTVTAPPSRFLTAAVRATMDETPYPPACEPPPECAPLPLVPGLQERLRQRWSRLAT; this is encoded by the coding sequence ATGAGCGCCCCTTGGCTCGAAGGCCTGAACGACGCGCAACGCCTTGCCGCCACCCATCCCGGCGGGCCGCTGCTGATCGTCGCCGGTGCGGGAACCGGAAAAACCCGCACGCTCGCCGCACGTGTCGCCCATCTGATCGCCAGCGGTGTGCCCCCCGAACGTATCCTGTTGCTCACCTTCACCCGCCGCGCCGCCGCCGAGATGCTCGCCCGCGCCAGCGCGGCCGTCGGCGGTGCCGACCCCGCCGAAACGGTGTGGGGCGGCACTTTCCACTCCATTGCACACCGGCTGCTGCGCATCTATGCGCCCGCCGCCGGTCTCTCGCCCGACTTCATGGTGCTCGACCCTTCCGATTCTGCTGACCTGCTCGACGTGCTCCGGCAGCGTCTCGGTCTTGGCGGAGGTGCCGGGCGATTTCCCCGTAAAACGCTTTGCTGGGCGATCTACTCCCGATGTGTGAACGCCGATTCCCCCCTTACGGACGTGCTCGCCGCCGACCATCCCTGGTGCGCCGACCGGGCCGACGACCTCCGACGCCTCTTCGCCGCGTATGTGGCTGAAAAACAGCGTCGACATCTACTGGATTTCGACGACCTCCTCCTGTACTGGCTGGAGCTGGCTCGCAGCGAGGAGATCGGCCCCCGACTCGACGAGCGTTTCGAGCACATCCTCGTCGACGAGTTCCAGGACACCAACGCGATCCAGTTTGCCTTGCTGGAGGCGATGCGACGCCGCCACCGCAATCTCACCGTCGTCGGCGACGACGCGCAAAGCATTTATCGGTTCCGCGGAGCTGTCCCAGACCAGATGCTCCGTTTTCCGCAACGGTTTCCAGACGCCGCGGTTCTCCATCTGGACCTCAACTACCGCTCCGTCCAGCCGATTCTCGACACCGCCAACCGCCTCCTCCGAGAACGCCCCGCCGCAGCGGGTTACCCGCGTGAACTGCGCGCCGTGCGCCGCGGCGGCACCCGCCCGCGACTGGTGCCATGCCGAAGCGAGGGGTTTGAGGCGCGGTTCGTCGCCGAAGCGGTTCTGCGCCACGCAGAAGAGGGCATCCCCCTTCATCGGATCGCGGTGTTGATGCGCGCGGCAGACCACTCCGCCGATCTCGAGATCGAGCTCGCACGGCGCCAAATTCCATTTCGAAAGTACGGCGGGCTACGCTTCCTTGAAATCGCGCACGTGAAAGACGTGCTGGCCATCCTGCGGATCGCTCAAAATCCCGGGGCGGAAATTGCGGCATTTCGGACTTTCCAGCTGCTGGCGGGTGTCGGCCCGGCCACCGCCGCAGCGATCTGGGCCTCCTGGGCAGCCGCCGGCCACCTGCCGGACGCCCTGCGCGCCGCACAGGTCCCTCCCGCGTCCCGCGCCGAACTCAACGCGCTCGCCGATCTGCTCGAAGCACTGTGGCGCAGCCCTCCCACGCCGGCGGCCGCAGTCGCCGCCGCTCGCGAGTTCTACCGGCCCATCTGTGAACGGATTCACGACCGCGCGGACGCCCGCATGCGCGATCTCGAAAACCTCGAGCGCATCGCCGCCGGTTACCACCGGCTGGCCGATTTCCTCGCCGATCTCGCGCTGGACCCGCCCGCCGCTGCGGGCGATGAGGCCGGATCGCCGGTCAAAAACGACGACTGGCTCGTCCTCTCGACAATTCACTCCGCGAAAGGGGGCGAGTGGGACGTCGTCTTTCTGATTCACGCCGCGGATGGCTGCCTTCCTTCCGACCTCGCTGCGGGCTCCGCCTGCGAACTGGAAGAGGAACGACGGCTCTTTTACGTGGCCGTCACCCGCGCGCGGGACGTGTTGTACATCAGTTGGCCCCTCCAGTTCCGCGTTCGCAGCCCCTCCCGCGATGCGCGCACCGTGACGGCACCTCCGTCACGCTTTCTCACCGCCGCGGTTCGCGCCACCATGGATGAAACCCCCTACCCCCCGGCCTGCGAACCTCCGCCCGAATGCGCCCCCCTCCCCCTTGTACCCGGGCTCCAAGAACGCTTGCGCCAGCGCTGGAGCCGACTGGCCACCTAA